A window of the Dyadobacter pollutisoli genome harbors these coding sequences:
- a CDS encoding GlxA family transcriptional regulator has product MKHISILALKDATITSIDSSYQILNRVNDFLRYQGRTPFYSVEIVGLEKNIQLDHGLYSIHVKHTISDIKKTDLIVIPLLCGDFAKALKTNEGYADWLISQYHNGAEIVSLCVGSFFLASTGLLKNKKCAIHWAARNDFQVMFPDVHLIDDTIITDESGIYTCGGGYSYLNLLLYVIEKHLGREMSVLASKMFEIDIERKSQNPFMIFMGQKKHGDKEVLSSQEWIENNPTETFTVDEICTKMAVGRRTFERRFKKCTGNSVAEYIQRVKVEYTKKQLESGRKTVNEIIYDVGYNNIDAFRKVFKKHTDLSPIDYRRKYSA; this is encoded by the coding sequence ATGAAGCACATATCGATCCTTGCATTAAAAGACGCGACGATAACGTCCATTGACAGTAGTTATCAGATACTTAACCGCGTTAATGATTTTTTGCGATATCAGGGAAGGACACCTTTCTACTCGGTAGAGATCGTCGGACTAGAAAAGAATATACAGCTCGACCACGGCCTTTATAGCATCCATGTAAAGCACACGATCAGCGACATTAAAAAGACCGACCTCATCGTGATCCCACTGTTGTGCGGTGATTTTGCAAAGGCTTTGAAAACCAACGAAGGCTATGCGGACTGGCTCATTTCACAATATCACAATGGTGCCGAGATCGTCAGTTTGTGCGTAGGTTCGTTCTTCCTGGCATCGACCGGCCTGTTGAAAAACAAAAAATGCGCGATACATTGGGCTGCGCGCAATGATTTCCAGGTCATGTTCCCCGATGTGCATTTAATTGACGATACCATTATTACGGATGAAAGCGGGATATACACCTGCGGCGGTGGGTACTCGTATCTGAATTTGCTTTTATATGTTATTGAAAAACATCTGGGCCGCGAAATGTCGGTACTGGCGTCAAAGATGTTTGAAATAGACATTGAGAGAAAAAGCCAGAACCCGTTTATGATTTTTATGGGTCAAAAAAAGCATGGCGACAAGGAGGTACTAAGCTCGCAGGAATGGATTGAAAATAATCCGACCGAGACATTCACAGTTGATGAGATCTGTACAAAAATGGCCGTCGGCCGGAGGACATTTGAAAGGAGGTTCAAGAAATGCACGGGCAATTCCGTAGCCGAATACATTCAGAGGGTCAAAGTAGAGTATACCAAAAAGCAGCTCGAATCGGGCCGAAAGACTGTCAATGAGATCATTTACGACGTCGGTTACAACAATATAGATGCGTTTCGTAAAGTGTTCAAAAAGCATACAGATTTGTCGCCGATCGATTATCGCAGGAAGTATAGTGCGTAA
- a CDS encoding NAD(P)H-binding protein, translating into MSTETQAKKAILFGASGFVGSYLLEGLLNDPDYSQVTVVVRKSLNVTHPKLKTLIGDYQSLPNLKNEIIADEVFIALGTTKKNTPDVQKYYQVDHDYPVLAAAIAKEKGAKSVFVVSSVGADASSGVFYIRTKGETERDIIALELEHTHIFRPSMIMGNRQESRSLEKIFIAIFSVINPIFVGPMQKYRGIEGKDIAKAMIAAAKKPADNVKIYEWKELVALL; encoded by the coding sequence ATGAGCACTGAGACCCAAGCAAAAAAAGCAATTCTGTTCGGAGCAAGCGGCTTTGTCGGCTCCTATCTGCTTGAAGGACTGTTGAATGATCCTGATTATAGCCAGGTAACGGTTGTGGTACGAAAGAGTTTGAATGTGACCCATCCCAAACTGAAAACATTGATTGGTGATTATCAATCGCTGCCAAACCTGAAAAATGAAATCATTGCAGATGAGGTGTTTATAGCATTGGGTACTACGAAGAAAAATACGCCGGATGTGCAAAAATATTACCAGGTAGATCACGACTATCCCGTCCTGGCAGCCGCAATCGCGAAGGAAAAAGGTGCGAAATCTGTTTTTGTGGTGTCATCTGTGGGTGCCGATGCAAGTTCGGGTGTTTTTTATATCAGGACCAAAGGAGAGACAGAACGTGATATTATTGCGCTGGAACTGGAACATACGCACATTTTCCGACCATCCATGATCATGGGGAATCGCCAGGAGAGTCGTTCGCTGGAAAAGATTTTCATCGCTATTTTTTCCGTGATCAACCCCATTTTTGTAGGGCCAATGCAAAAATACCGCGGCATTGAAGGCAAAGACATCGCCAAAGCAATGATCGCCGCCGCCAAAAAACCAGCCGACAATGTGAAAATATATGAATGGAAGGAGTTAGTTGCGTTGTTGTAG
- a CDS encoding alpha/beta fold hydrolase translates to MLVFSLFVHVSAAQILPDTAKLDRNEKAAHYAQLRGLDHLKIDSSYVVGWSDGGINGLLLAMRHPKK, encoded by the coding sequence TTGCTTGTTTTTAGTCTGTTTGTTCATGTAAGTGCTGCACAAATCCTTCCCGATACGGCGAAGCTGGACCGCAATGAAAAAGCGGCACATTATGCGCAGCTACGAGGGCTGGATCATCTCAAAATAGATTCATCTTACGTGGTAGGGTGGAGCGATGGCGGGATCAACGGGTTGTTACTTGCGATGCGGCACCCAAAAAAGTGA
- a CDS encoding DinB family protein, with the protein MFVLKFFDKDLIAKTMVAKDFNDTIDVWIEGLNRYSFNELIAKPIPGRWSLGQIYMHVMQESGFFFTQIVICASNDENAEERMNSDAREMFLNNGFPDQEIEGPPSNALVRQPESKEYLVNAFAELRNRIGEMAQLISMSQFNGKTRHPGLGFFSADDWFQFTEMHCRHHLRQKARIEKALAEGRNHLQA; encoded by the coding sequence ATGTTTGTATTGAAATTTTTCGACAAAGATCTCATTGCAAAGACTATGGTAGCCAAGGATTTTAATGATACAATAGATGTCTGGATCGAAGGATTGAACAGATACAGTTTCAATGAGCTGATCGCGAAACCCATTCCCGGTCGCTGGTCGCTCGGTCAGATCTATATGCACGTGATGCAGGAGTCCGGCTTTTTTTTCACACAAATCGTCATTTGTGCCTCAAATGATGAGAATGCTGAGGAGAGAATGAATTCGGATGCCCGGGAAATGTTCCTGAATAACGGTTTTCCCGATCAGGAGATCGAAGGGCCGCCGTCGAATGCGTTGGTAAGGCAGCCGGAAAGTAAGGAGTACCTGGTAAATGCTTTCGCTGAGCTTAGAAACAGGATCGGAGAAATGGCGCAACTGATTTCAATGAGCCAGTTTAATGGCAAGACGAGGCATCCGGGGCTAGGTTTTTTCAGCGCCGACGATTGGTTTCAATTTACTGAAATGCATTGTCGCCATCATTTACGGCAAAAAGCAAGAATTGAAAAAGCACTGGCGGAAGGAAGAAATCATTTACAGGCATAA
- a CDS encoding HTTM domain-containing protein, whose translation MLPYFQKTTSAAPLAVLRWMLGIMLSVSLLRFWYKGWIDDLYIKPKYFFPFYGFEWVRPLGTYTYLLFAVCLIAAIFVAIGLFYRASIVTLFASFTYIELMDKSTYLNHYYFISLLCLLFIFLPAHVCFSVDAYRDKKLLAGSVPRWCVDAVKLLVFILYFYAGLAKLNSDWLLQALPLKIWLPARNDMPVIGRLFNQEWVPFVFSWFGCVYDLFIVFLLLNRKTRVIAYLTVVVFHLMTALLFPIGMFPYMMIVTALIFFSPEFHQRVIQKIGVSLKIPFESLFSAKTYTFSVPAQKLLITGFSIFFVFQLIFPFRYLLYPGELFWSEQGYRFSWRVMLMEKAGYVQFVVKDRTGKQVTVNNNEFLTILQEKMMSTQPDMILQYAHILRDFYAKHGFQSPQVYVDSYVTLNGRLGKPLIDPETDLAKQTESFRDKTWIVPLAGEIQGF comes from the coding sequence ATGCTTCCCTATTTTCAGAAAACCACATCAGCCGCGCCACTAGCGGTGTTGCGTTGGATGCTTGGTATCATGCTCTCCGTCAGTCTGCTGCGATTCTGGTACAAAGGATGGATCGATGATCTATACATTAAGCCTAAATATTTTTTCCCTTTTTACGGTTTTGAATGGGTCCGACCGCTGGGCACCTATACATATCTGCTATTTGCAGTTTGCCTTATCGCGGCCATTTTTGTAGCGATCGGGTTGTTTTACCGCGCCTCAATCGTGACGCTTTTTGCAAGCTTTACTTACATTGAGCTGATGGATAAAAGCACTTACCTGAACCATTACTACTTCATTAGTCTGCTCTGCCTGCTTTTCATATTCCTGCCTGCACATGTCTGTTTTTCGGTTGATGCTTATCGTGACAAAAAGCTCCTGGCTGGCTCAGTTCCGCGGTGGTGTGTGGACGCAGTGAAGCTCCTGGTTTTCATCCTGTACTTTTACGCCGGCCTCGCGAAGCTCAATAGTGACTGGCTTTTGCAGGCATTACCATTGAAAATATGGTTGCCCGCGCGGAACGACATGCCGGTCATTGGCCGCCTGTTTAATCAGGAATGGGTGCCTTTTGTTTTCAGCTGGTTTGGATGCGTATATGATCTGTTCATCGTTTTTTTATTATTGAACCGAAAAACGAGGGTGATAGCCTACCTTACCGTCGTCGTATTTCACCTGATGACCGCCCTGCTGTTTCCGATTGGCATGTTTCCCTACATGATGATCGTGACGGCACTCATCTTTTTCTCGCCGGAATTCCACCAGCGGGTCATTCAAAAAATAGGAGTGTCATTGAAAATTCCTTTCGAATCTCTGTTTTCAGCCAAGACATATACCTTCTCTGTGCCCGCACAAAAGTTGCTGATCACAGGCTTTTCAATATTTTTTGTTTTTCAATTGATTTTCCCTTTTCGGTACCTGCTGTATCCAGGAGAGCTTTTTTGGTCGGAGCAGGGGTACCGGTTTTCGTGGCGGGTGATGTTGATGGAAAAGGCAGGTTATGTCCAGTTTGTTGTAAAAGACAGGACTGGAAAGCAGGTGACAGTGAATAATAACGAGTTTCTGACCATACTGCAGGAGAAAATGATGTCTACCCAGCCGGACATGATCTTACAGTATGCCCACATTCTGAGAGATTTTTATGCCAAACACGGCTTTCAGTCGCCGCAGGTGTATGTGGACTCTTACGTGACATTAAACGGAAGATTAGGAAAACCGCTGATCGACCCGGAAACCGATTTGGCCAAGCAAACAGAATCTTTCCGCGACAAAACCTGGATTGTCCCTCTTGCTGGTGAAATTCAGGGGTTTTGA
- a CDS encoding dienelactone hydrolase family protein, with the protein MNEIKKEDIKQEVFDLYDDYAHNRVERRDFMQKLSAYAVGGITVASLMSFLMPDYHGAIQVQANDPRLKSDYVTYDSPKGGGKIKALLSEPADAKGKLGGIVIVHENRGLNPHIEDVARRAALAGFISIAPDALTPLGGYPGNDDDGRTMQSKRDRNEMLEDFIAGFEYLKNHKDCNGKIGVVGFCFGGWIANMMAVRIPDLAAAVPFYGGQPAAEDVPKIKAPLLIQYAGLDTRVNEGWPAYEAALKANNKEYTVYTYPEVNHGFHNDTTPRYDKPAAELAWKRTVDFFNAKLK; encoded by the coding sequence ATGAACGAAATCAAAAAAGAAGACATTAAACAAGAGGTTTTTGATCTTTACGACGACTATGCCCACAACCGCGTTGAACGGCGCGATTTCATGCAAAAACTGTCTGCCTATGCAGTAGGCGGCATTACGGTGGCGTCGCTTATGAGCTTTTTGATGCCCGATTACCATGGCGCAATACAAGTTCAGGCCAATGATCCGCGGCTAAAATCAGATTACGTTACTTATGATTCTCCAAAAGGTGGGGGCAAGATCAAAGCATTATTGTCGGAGCCTGCGGATGCAAAAGGAAAGCTGGGCGGGATCGTGATCGTCCACGAAAACAGAGGTTTGAACCCGCACATTGAGGATGTTGCCAGACGGGCCGCATTGGCCGGTTTTATTTCCATAGCCCCGGATGCATTGACTCCCCTGGGCGGCTACCCTGGCAATGACGACGATGGCCGTACCATGCAGAGCAAACGTGACAGGAATGAGATGCTGGAAGATTTTATCGCTGGCTTCGAGTATTTGAAAAACCACAAAGATTGCAATGGTAAAATCGGCGTCGTCGGCTTTTGTTTTGGCGGCTGGATCGCGAATATGATGGCAGTACGAATTCCTGACCTCGCGGCAGCCGTACCGTTTTACGGAGGCCAGCCTGCGGCGGAAGATGTTCCTAAAATAAAAGCGCCACTCCTGATACAATACGCCGGACTGGACACGCGCGTAAACGAGGGCTGGCCTGCATACGAGGCTGCATTGAAGGCAAATAACAAGGAATACACGGTATATACCTATCCCGAAGTGAACCACGGTTTTCACAATGATACCACACCGCGTTACGACAAACCGGCCGCTGAACTTGCCTGGAAACGCACGGTTGATTTTTTCAATGCGAAGCTGAAATAG
- a CDS encoding nuclear transport factor 2 family protein: MENETSIRKLLETYYSGFAQKQGWEETIADDFRYTGGDMTKTTPIVGKAAYVEVIKRFSRVFQSMRVLNMIVDGDKACVIGNYDYLFPNGAVMNGNVAEIWTAKNGKLDSLTIYFDTLTFDKNIPKPVA, from the coding sequence ATGGAAAACGAAACATCAATCAGAAAGCTGCTTGAAACGTACTACTCTGGTTTTGCTCAGAAGCAAGGTTGGGAAGAAACGATTGCCGATGATTTCAGATACACTGGCGGTGATATGACCAAAACGACGCCAATAGTTGGAAAGGCCGCATATGTTGAAGTTATCAAAAGATTTTCCCGCGTGTTTCAGTCTATGCGGGTCCTGAATATGATTGTTGACGGTGATAAAGCCTGCGTCATTGGAAATTACGATTACCTGTTTCCAAATGGAGCTGTTATGAACGGTAATGTGGCGGAAATCTGGACGGCTAAAAATGGCAAACTGGATTCACTCACCATCTATTTTGATACACTCACTTTTGATAAGAATATCCCGAAACCGGTCGCCTAG
- a CDS encoding winged helix-turn-helix transcriptional regulator, with protein sequence MEKTRSDCPISCSLDVFGDKWSLLIIRDVMLRGKLSYSEFLQSEEKIASNILVNRLSVLEAEQILTKQVSPTNKSKFIYSLTEKGIDLLPIIIEIMDWGAKYNAQCPRKEIGQRLKTEKAEFVKEYFDKLKKQLPASVSENELQG encoded by the coding sequence ATGGAAAAGACAAGGTCGGATTGTCCCATCAGTTGTTCGCTGGATGTTTTTGGAGATAAATGGTCGCTGCTGATCATTAGGGACGTGATGCTCAGGGGCAAATTATCTTACAGTGAATTTCTGCAATCGGAAGAAAAGATTGCGAGTAATATTCTTGTAAACAGGCTGAGCGTTCTCGAAGCAGAGCAGATTTTGACAAAGCAGGTTTCCCCTACCAACAAGTCTAAATTTATATATAGTCTGACGGAAAAAGGAATTGACCTCCTTCCTATTATCATTGAAATAATGGATTGGGGCGCAAAATACAATGCTCAATGTCCTCGGAAGGAAATTGGGCAAAGACTTAAAACGGAGAAAGCAGAGTTTGTCAAAGAGTATTTTGACAAACTGAAAAAACAACTGCCGGCATCTGTCTCAGAAAATGAATTGCAGGGTTAA
- a CDS encoding molybdopterin cofactor-binding domain-containing protein, producing the protein MDNQTLSRRNFIKASGMTGAVLSLGFYWPTNAKSAKIIKSAEANNFGVEMNSWVHIDTSGKVTIFDHRAEMGQGSYQAVPQIVAEELEVNLNEINVVFAQGDNKKYGNQITGGSSTVRGSYKNLLKLSATAREMLIQAAAAKWNVPKIECYAEGGHVVHKPSGKQMHYGELVETASKLEAPKDVVLKKRSEYKLIGKPLLRLDTPLKTNGTAVFGLDKVIPGMLYAAVERNPRLRGKVKSFDDTVARKVPGVKNVFKVKMGVFSTYREGVAVVADSTWAAIQGKKALKVEWDDTGFEHLNTEDIYKRQAEALQTQEGLPFKKQGEPNEIIAKAAKKIDVIYETPYQYHACMEPLNCIAHYQDDKLEIWGPIQAPDWVQDFISKEMSIPREKVIVNMTFLGGGFGRKAFMDYPHEAAVISKEVKAPVQVVWTREDDATQGPYRPGITYRCEGVISNGDIDAFKVKLAGQNNDHWRGGKKDVANRSTSEGFLKPYMDSIKNLAIMDVPFETPIPTMWWRSVYASTNGFAYESFIDELALEAGKDPLDFRRQYLKDERLQKLIDKMEEVSGWKNRKKGEGYGVAITECFASTVGQVVKVSKAANGGVKIDQVWAVMDCGWYVNPDTVRAQVEGAIVMGLGAATIHQVKFKDGMAVDNNFSTYQMPRITDIPPIEIHIMENDSDAGGVGEPGLPAFAPALTNAIFDLTGKRIRKLPFSLAAV; encoded by the coding sequence ATGGACAACCAGACATTATCCAGAAGGAATTTTATTAAAGCATCCGGTATGACCGGGGCCGTGCTTTCGTTGGGTTTTTACTGGCCAACCAATGCAAAATCCGCGAAGATCATCAAGAGCGCCGAAGCGAATAATTTTGGGGTAGAAATGAATTCGTGGGTACATATTGATACTTCCGGCAAGGTCACCATTTTTGACCACCGCGCAGAAATGGGCCAAGGTTCCTACCAGGCCGTACCTCAGATCGTGGCCGAGGAACTGGAAGTTAATCTGAACGAAATCAATGTAGTTTTTGCTCAGGGCGATAATAAAAAGTATGGTAATCAGATCACGGGAGGAAGTTCGACGGTTCGCGGTTCCTACAAGAATTTGCTAAAACTGAGTGCCACTGCACGCGAAATGCTCATTCAGGCAGCTGCTGCCAAGTGGAATGTTCCTAAAATAGAATGCTATGCTGAGGGCGGACATGTCGTTCACAAGCCTTCCGGCAAGCAAATGCATTACGGAGAATTGGTTGAAACCGCCTCCAAACTGGAAGCGCCGAAGGATGTTGTCCTGAAAAAGCGTTCGGAGTACAAATTGATCGGTAAGCCATTGCTTCGTCTTGACACACCGCTGAAAACCAATGGTACTGCGGTTTTTGGACTGGATAAGGTGATACCGGGAATGCTTTACGCGGCCGTGGAAAGAAACCCGAGGCTGCGGGGCAAAGTGAAAAGTTTTGACGACACAGTTGCTCGAAAAGTGCCCGGCGTTAAGAATGTATTTAAAGTGAAAATGGGCGTTTTTAGCACGTATCGAGAAGGTGTCGCAGTAGTAGCTGACTCTACCTGGGCGGCGATTCAGGGGAAGAAAGCATTGAAAGTGGAATGGGACGATACCGGTTTTGAGCATCTCAATACCGAGGATATTTACAAACGCCAAGCCGAGGCATTGCAAACTCAGGAAGGGTTACCATTCAAAAAGCAGGGTGAACCAAACGAAATTATCGCGAAGGCTGCCAAAAAGATCGATGTTATTTACGAAACACCGTACCAGTACCACGCTTGCATGGAGCCGCTGAACTGCATTGCACATTACCAGGACGACAAACTGGAAATCTGGGGGCCGATCCAGGCACCGGACTGGGTGCAGGATTTTATTAGCAAGGAAATGTCCATTCCGAGAGAAAAGGTGATCGTGAATATGACGTTTCTCGGCGGTGGCTTTGGCCGGAAAGCATTTATGGATTATCCACACGAGGCCGCAGTAATTTCAAAAGAAGTAAAAGCGCCGGTGCAAGTGGTATGGACACGGGAAGATGATGCCACGCAGGGACCTTACCGTCCGGGGATTACGTACCGCTGCGAAGGTGTGATCAGCAATGGTGACATTGATGCATTCAAAGTGAAACTCGCCGGACAAAACAACGACCATTGGCGGGGCGGCAAGAAGGATGTCGCGAATCGAAGCACGTCCGAAGGTTTTCTGAAACCCTATATGGATTCTATCAAAAACCTGGCTATCATGGACGTACCATTCGAGACGCCGATCCCTACCATGTGGTGGCGGTCCGTTTATGCATCGACCAATGGTTTTGCCTACGAAAGTTTTATCGACGAACTGGCGCTGGAAGCTGGAAAAGATCCGCTGGATTTTAGAAGACAATATCTGAAAGACGAGCGTTTGCAGAAGCTGATCGACAAAATGGAGGAAGTATCGGGCTGGAAAAACAGGAAGAAAGGTGAGGGCTACGGTGTGGCCATTACGGAATGTTTCGCGAGCACGGTCGGGCAGGTAGTGAAGGTGTCCAAAGCTGCGAATGGCGGTGTGAAAATTGATCAGGTATGGGCGGTGATGGATTGCGGCTGGTATGTAAATCCCGATACAGTCCGCGCTCAGGTTGAAGGGGCGATCGTGATGGGATTGGGCGCAGCCACCATACACCAGGTCAAATTCAAAGATGGTATGGCCGTCGATAATAATTTCAGTACCTACCAGATGCCTCGCATTACTGACATTCCGCCCATTGAAATACACATTATGGAAAATGACTCGGATGCCGGCGGAGTAGGGGAGCCAGGGTTGCCTGCATTTGCGCCAGCACTGACGAATGCGATTTTTGACCTCACCGGAAAGCGGATCCGCAAGCTGCCGTTTAGTCTGGCGGCTGTTTAG
- a CDS encoding (2Fe-2S)-binding protein: MAKITLNINNKDYPLEADPQMPLLWAIRDLAGLKGTKYGCGVAQCGACVVHLNGEAVRSCVTKVSRAEGKQVVTIEGLSETNNHPVQQAWQKIDVPQCGYCHSGQIMSAAVLLREKPDPTDQDIDDAMAGNICRCGTYLRIRKAIHLAAEMQKKTATQG, encoded by the coding sequence ATGGCGAAAATCACATTAAACATCAACAACAAGGATTATCCGCTGGAAGCTGATCCTCAGATGCCTCTCCTGTGGGCGATCCGGGACCTGGCTGGGCTGAAAGGCACCAAGTATGGCTGCGGCGTTGCCCAGTGCGGGGCTTGCGTGGTCCATCTGAATGGGGAAGCCGTGCGCTCCTGTGTTACCAAAGTTAGCCGTGCCGAAGGGAAGCAGGTGGTGACGATTGAAGGACTGTCGGAAACCAATAATCACCCGGTGCAGCAGGCCTGGCAAAAGATCGATGTGCCGCAATGCGGCTACTGCCACTCGGGCCAGATCATGTCCGCCGCAGTTTTGCTCCGCGAAAAACCCGATCCGACCGATCAGGATATCGACGACGCGATGGCTGGTAACATTTGCCGTTGCGGAACGTATCTGCGCATTCGAAAAGCAATCCATCTGGCGGCCGAAATGCAGAAAAAGACCGCTACGCAGGGTTAA
- a CDS encoding ankyrin repeat domain-containing protein has protein sequence MTALMNAINKNNASLVQQLIENGADVNELDSNQDAPLVIAAYKGYNQVLKSLLEAGADVRAVDPGMKATALHAAAYAGRTEAAKLLIEYHIDINKQGPYNGYTALHDAIWQDNVEIVKLLLEAGADLSLLSNDGKSALDFARGKGRKEIVGLIEGRLGK, from the coding sequence ATGACGGCTTTAATGAATGCGATCAATAAAAACAATGCCTCCCTCGTGCAGCAACTCATCGAAAATGGTGCTGACGTGAACGAGCTGGACTCAAACCAGGACGCCCCGCTGGTGATCGCGGCCTACAAGGGATACAACCAAGTACTCAAATCACTCCTGGAAGCCGGTGCCGACGTCCGCGCCGTAGACCCGGGCATGAAAGCCACCGCATTACACGCAGCCGCCTACGCCGGCCGAACCGAAGCCGCCAAACTCCTCATCGAATACCACATCGACATCAACAAACAAGGACCTTATAATGGATATACGGCATTGCACGACGCGATTTGGCAGGATAATGTTGAGATTGTGAAGTTGTTGTTGGAGGCTGGGGCGGATTTGAGTTTGTTGTCGAATGATGGGAAGTCGGCGTTGGATTTTGCGAGGGGGAAGGGTAGGAAGGAGATTGTGGGGTTGATTGAGGGGCGGTTGGGGAAGTAG
- a CDS encoding PIN domain-containing protein: MSLYLLDTNICVHLLKNEYGVKERIAHVGVTSCFLSEITLAELIFGIENSAPDRRKQNFERFKNLHSLFEGRILPIGGALYEFARQKATLRRRGRSVMDFDLLIGATAIVDDFVLVTRNISDFTDMEGIQLENWIDNQ, from the coding sequence ATGAGTTTGTATCTTCTCGATACCAACATCTGTGTACATCTTCTTAAAAATGAATACGGTGTGAAGGAACGGATCGCCCATGTTGGAGTAACGTCCTGCTTCCTATCCGAGATAACACTTGCCGAGTTAATTTTTGGAATTGAAAACAGTGCCCCGGATAGGCGTAAGCAAAATTTCGAACGCTTTAAAAATCTACATTCCCTTTTTGAAGGTCGTATACTCCCAATTGGTGGTGCACTTTACGAGTTTGCACGGCAAAAAGCTACATTAAGAAGAAGAGGAAGATCTGTTATGGACTTTGACTTATTGATTGGGGCGACGGCCATTGTCGATGACTTTGTGTTGGTGACTCGAAATATCAGTGATTTCACCGACATGGAGGGAATTCAGTTAGAGAATTGGATTGACAATCAATAG
- a CDS encoding helix-turn-helix transcriptional regulator has translation MKYRSEVLEMLNTLVPTTSVRFPERVEERAARSEYLERSRVTPINILSALRKRGMTQKDLAELLALSPQIVNQWVKGTENFTFETIGRIEKALGLGMFELTRPVEGVRDGDLV, from the coding sequence ATGAAATATAGAAGTGAAGTTTTAGAAATGTTGAACACCCTTGTACCGACGACATCCGTCAGGTTTCCAGAGCGCGTGGAAGAGCGGGCAGCCCGGAGTGAATATTTGGAAAGATCGAGGGTAACACCTATCAATATACTGAGTGCCCTGCGGAAACGAGGAATGACGCAAAAGGATCTTGCTGAGTTATTGGCGTTAAGTCCTCAAATCGTGAATCAATGGGTTAAAGGGACTGAAAATTTTACTTTTGAAACGATTGGTAGGATTGAGAAAGCGCTGGGGCTTGGAATGTTTGAGCTTACGCGGCCTGTTGAGGGTGTGCGGGATGGGGATTTGGTTTGA
- a CDS encoding RloB family protein yields the protein MAEIDPWDIRKSDEREADKLTTFIIFCEDSVSEPLYFRSFSNDRVQINEIANQRSKKLNLESTIEKCTEDGLMAFDGQRHKVNEGIEERIWCVYDRDMENTDLAQIEKKNNIGFDNAISLAVDAGLQIAWSNDCFELWILLHFEDIEPENPFHRNVIYERLTEIFRKLRDKSDALIQITSRPMFSYKDSFKNREDFLNHVLPLLKQNTDMAIERAAKLEASVCQNNIPFHAQNPCTMMHKLVNSIFEYGGRS from the coding sequence ATGGCAGAAATTGATCCATGGGATATTAGAAAATCGGACGAAAGGGAAGCAGACAAGTTAACAACCTTCATTATTTTTTGCGAGGATAGTGTAAGTGAACCTCTTTATTTCAGATCATTTAGCAATGACCGCGTACAAATTAATGAGATAGCCAACCAACGTAGCAAGAAGTTGAATCTTGAAAGCACCATCGAAAAATGTACAGAAGATGGACTTATGGCATTTGATGGACAACGGCATAAGGTAAACGAGGGAATTGAAGAACGAATCTGGTGCGTTTATGATCGTGATATGGAGAATACTGACTTGGCTCAGATTGAAAAGAAAAATAACATAGGCTTCGACAATGCGATTTCACTTGCGGTTGATGCAGGATTGCAGATTGCTTGGAGTAATGATTGTTTTGAATTATGGATTTTACTACATTTTGAGGACATTGAGCCGGAAAATCCTTTTCATAGAAATGTTATCTACGAGAGACTTACCGAGATTTTCAGAAAGCTTAGAGACAAATCCGATGCTCTCATTCAAATAACCAGCCGACCGATGTTTAGCTATAAGGATAGCTTTAAAAATAGGGAGGATTTTCTCAATCACGTACTGCCGTTGTTAAAACAAAATACGGATATGGCCATTGAGCGAGCAGCAAAGTTAGAAGCAAGCGTCTGCCAAAATAACATTCCGTTTCATGCTCAGAATCCCTGTACAATGATGCATAAGCTTGTCAACTCGATATTCGAATATGGAGGCAGGAGTTGA